A single genomic interval of Cucumis sativus cultivar 9930 chromosome 7, Cucumber_9930_V3, whole genome shotgun sequence harbors:
- the LOC116405150 gene encoding leucine-rich repeat-containing protein 9-like, translated as MSCLDIQQVLNDYKTKDPLTITTLKLNQKALSDINGLSLFKNLEKLDLTFNNLTSLQGLESCTNLKWLSVVQNKLDNLKGIEGLSRLNVLNAGKNKLRSMDEIRPLVGFCALILNDNEIASICKLDQMKNLNTLVLSRNPIHSIGDSLLKVNSMKKLSLSNCKHQSIESLKFCIELKELRLAHNEIRMLPNALAHNKKLLNLDLGNNVIMRWSDLKVLSSLGYLRNIYVRGNPIAESAKLDKKICRLVPGLRVLNARSIDKCIQNENDNGSDKEDDTPIRSLDRQKEKKDRKLNGNVETHPSVQGTDGKLDHTNGADVDRKLERKKRKMDKVTREEKVIPSLDNKINLGTNDIDKEKKTSKQKRTKSNKEPSLPIHKETLTKIENHKKKAKKEGERQIGVIDDAEVPFEQLFGDDLIEDMDAVLQKVGEKEVEEMNLKPNLASFSANRKESKSQDRVGRLQISPIVEIGMDGISTWGDE; from the coding sequence ATGTCTTGCTTGGATATACAGCAAGTTCTCAATGATTACAAAACCAAAGACCCACTCACCATCACTACTCTCAAGCTCAATCAAAAGGCTCTTTCTGATATAAATGGTTTGTcccttttcaaaaacttgGAGAAGCTTGATTTGACATTCAACAATCTCACATCGCTTCAGGGGTTGGAGTCATGCACCAATTTGAAGTGGCTCTCAGTTGTACAAAACAAACTTGATAACTTAAAAGGAATTGAAGGGCTTTCTAGACTTAATGTATTAAATGCGGGAAAGAATAAGCTTCGGTCAATGGACGAAATTAGACCCCTTGTTGGCTTTTGtgctttgattttgaatgacaatGAGATTGCTTCTATTTGCAAGCTTGATCAGATGAAGAACCTGAATACTCTGGTTCTTTCTAGAAATCCAATCCACAGTATTGGAGATTCTCTGTTGAAAGTGAATTCAATGAAAAAGCTATCCCTTTCTAACTGCAAACATCAATCTATTGAATCCCTCAAGTTTTGTATCGAACTTAAAGAGCTTAGACTTGCTCACAATGAAATCAGGATGCTCCCCAATGCTTTGGCTCATAACAAGAAGTTGTTGAATTTGGATTTGGGAAATAATGTCATCATGAGATGGTCAGATTTAAAGGTATTGAGTTCATTAGGCTATCTGAGGAATATTTATGTTCGAGGGAATCCTATTGCTGAAAGTGCTAAGTTAGATAAAAAGATTTGTCGACTGGTTCCAGGCTTGCGTGTATTGAATGCGAGATCAATTGATAAATGCATTCAGAATGAGAATGATAATGGGAGTGATAAAGAAGACGACACTCCAATCAGGAGCCTAGATcgtcaaaaagagaaaaaggataGAAAACTGAATGGGAATGTTGAAACACACCCGTCTGTTCAAGGCACTGATGGCAAACTTGATCATACTAATGGTGCTGATGTGGACAGGAAGTTGGAACGCAAAAAACGTAAGATGGATAAGGTCACCAGGGAGGAGAAAGTAATTCCATCTCTTGACAATAAGATAAATCTCGGTACCAATGATATTGATAAGGAAAAGAAGACTTCAAAgcagaaaagaacaaaaagcaATAAGGAGCCATCTTTGCCAATACACAAGGAGACACTTACCAAGATTGAAAACCAtaagaagaaagcaaagaagGAAGGGGAAAGGCAGATTGGTGTTATTGACGACGCTGAAGTGCCATTTGAACAGCTTTTCGGAGATGATCTTATTGAAGACATGGATGCTGTTCTCCAAAAGGTTGGTGAGAAAGAAGTAGAGGAGATGAATTTAAAGCCTAACTTGGCATCATTTTCAGCTAATAGAAAGGAATCTAAAAGCCAAGATCGAGTTGGAAGGTTACAAATATCCCCAATAGTTGAAATTGGAATGGACGGAATATCAACATGGGGGGATGAGTAA